In Raphanus sativus cultivar WK10039 chromosome 5, ASM80110v3, whole genome shotgun sequence, the following proteins share a genomic window:
- the LOC108856823 gene encoding uncharacterized protein LOC108856823, protein MMTGGSYTTIDSQKVSGSVPSVPDPGHTTVKFAESNLQTFPPSATQGKISGGSNPPRDADDTFSGNGNGGTDEPQSGGWLHKFTVGAYKPFFDVDTSDVVDRLKESLFPFRGTFTEKTADKPDLYGPFWICTTLIFVAASIGTFVTYVAHKWKKQEWNYDINLVTWSAGVFYGYVTLVPLALYVVLKYFSAPSGLVQLFCLYGYSLFIFIPALCLSVVPVEIFRWVIAGVAGFMSATFVALNLKAHINSAGERSILIIASIFLLQLGLAVVLKLYLFTVTV, encoded by the exons ATGATGACCGGCGGGAGCTACACGACTATTGACAGCCAGAAAGTCTCTGGATCTGTACCT TCCGTTCCAGATCCAGGCCATACCACCGTCAAATTCGCAG AGTCAAATCTTCAAACCTTTCCTCCGTCTGCTACTCAGGGCAAGATCTCTGGTGGTAGTAATCCTCCTCGTGATGCTGACG ATACATTTTCTGGGAATGGTAATGGTGGTACAGACGAACCTCAGTCTGGTGGCTGGCTCCATAAGTTCACTGTTGGTGCTTACAAGCCTTTCTTTGATGTCGACACTTCTGATGTTGTGGACAGGCTCAAAGAATCTCTCTTCCCGTTCCGTGGAACCTTTACAGAAAAAACTGCCGATAAGCCTGACTT GTATGGTCCATTTTGGATATGCACGACTTTGATATTCGTGGCGGCATCTATTGGCACATTTGTCACCTACGTAGCACACAAATGGAAGAAACAAGAATGGAACTACGATATCAATCTTGTGACTTGGTCAGCAGGAGTGTTCTATGGCTATGTCACGCTTGTTCCTCTCGCGTTATATGTCGTTCTCAAATACTTCTCTGCACCTTCAGGACTAGTCCAGCTCTTCTGTCTCTACGGCTATTCCCTCTTCATCTTTATCCCCGCATTG TGCCTCTCGGTCGTGCCAGTGGAGATCTTCAGATGGGTCATCGCGGGTGTAGCAGGGTTCATGTCTGCAACATTTGTGGCTTTGAACCTCAAAGCACATATCAATTCCGCTGGAGAGAGATCGATCCTGATAATAGCAAGCATCTTTCTTTTGCAGCTAGGGCTTGCGGTTGTTTTGAAGCTCTATCTGTTCACTGTCACCGTATGA
- the LOC108860414 gene encoding F-box/kelch-repeat protein At3g16740 gives MSDSYEMSDLPREMEEEVLSRLPVTSLRELRSTCKKWNTLTKSESFLKRHVFEEEEAPKKKQRKVVMMQEYRVYLMNVDLLYPSIERIGSLDADGIDISNIFHCDGLFLCTTKDTNSNSSRLVVWNPYLGQTRWIEPRTSYHRWDRYALGHEKNKRKHKVLRFVNNYDPSVKHRVCEFEIFSLDSNSWRVIDDLTLDWTVSFRHRGLSLKGNTYWYAQEKIDLNGPPEIKELPDFLLCFDFTTERFGPRLPLPFNAFFEDIVTLSSVGEEQLAVLLQRYPSPAYTANIWITTKIEPNAVSWKNLFLSVNMKPLIGIRFSKFGASFFVDEEKKVAVVLDKDRGKSCPPTRNIACIIGNNGYFKQVDLGESGDNYCYPIVCPYIPSSLQITRQLEEHTP, from the coding sequence ATGTCCGATTCATACGAGATGTCCGATCTTCCAagggagatggaggaggaggtgcTTTCTAGGCTTCCGGTGACATCTCTTAGAGAATTGCGATCAACTTGCAAAAAGTGGAACACTTTAACGAAAAGCGAGAGCTTTTTAAAGAGGCACgtctttgaagaagaagaagcaccaaagaagaagcagaggaagGTGGTGATGATGCAGGAGTATAGAGTTTACTTGATGAACGTCGATCTCCTCTATCCATCTATAGAGCGTATAGGTAGTCTCGACGCAGATGGAATCGACATATCTAATATCTTTCACTGCGACGGTTTATTCTTATGCACCACCAAAGACACAAACTCAAACTCCTCTAGGCTTGTTGTCTGGAACCCTTATCTGGGACAGACGAGATGGATCGAACCTAGAACTTCTTACCACAGATGGGACAGGTATGCTCTCGGACACGAGAAGAATAAGAGGAAGCACAAAGTCTTGAGATTTGTGAATAACTACGATCCAAGTGTGAAGCACAGAGTTTGCGAGTTTGAGATCTTCAGTTTAGACTCTAACTCATGGAGGGTCATTGATGATTTAACCCTGGACTGGACTGTTTCTTTTCGTCACCGTGGTTTGTCTCTAAAGGGCAACACTTACTGGTACGCTCAAGAGAAGATCGATTTAAACGGTCCACCAGAGATTAAAGAGCTCCCTGATTTCCTCCTCTGTTTTGATTTCACAACGGAGAGATTCGGACCACGTCTTCCTCTGCCTTTCAACGCTTTTTTTGAAGATATTGTGACTCTTTCTAGTGTTGGAGAAGAGCAGCTTGCGGTGCTGTTGCAAAGATACCCGTCACCTGCATACACTGCCAATATATGGATTACTACTAAGATTGAGCCCAATGCAGTCTCGTGGAAAAACTTGTTCTTATCTGTTAATATGAAACCACTCATTGGTATTCGGTTTTCAAAGTTCGGTGCGAGTTTCTTCGTTGACGAGGAGAAGAAGGTGGCTGTGGTTCTTGATAAAGACCGTGGAAAATCTTGTCCCCCCACACGCAACATTGCTTGCATCATTGGAAACAATGGATACTTTAAACAAGTGGATCTTGGTGAATCTGGAGACAATTATTGTTACCCAATTGTGTGCCCTTATATTCCAAGCTCTTTGCAAATCACTAGGCAACTAGAGGAACACACACCCTAA
- the LOC108859182 gene encoding signal peptidase complex subunit 3A, which translates to MHSFGYRANALLTFSLTALAFICAIASFSDNFSNQNPSAEIQIVNINRFKKQSYGNDEVSLTLDITADLQSLFTWNTKQVFAFVAAEYETPKNSLNQVSLWDAIIPDKEHAKFRVQTSNKYRFIDQGHNLRGKEFNLTLHWHVMPKTGKMFADKIVMPGYSLPDAYK; encoded by the exons ATGCATTCTTTTGGATACAGAGCAAACGCTCTGCTCACGTTCTCCCTCACTGCCCTCGCGTTCATCTGCGCAATCGCCTCTTTCTCAGACAATTTCAGCAACCAAAATCCCTCTGCTGAGATCCAG ATAGTTAACATCAATCGGTTTAAGAAGCAATCCTATGGAAACGATGAG GTCAGTTTGACATTGGACATAACCGCAGACTTGCAGTCACTTTTTACTTGGAACACTAAACAG GTTTTCGCTTTCGTGGCAGCAGAATATGAAACCCCAAAGAACTCCCTGAATCAG GTTTCTCTATGGGATGCGATTATCCCTGATAAAGAACACGCCAAGTTCCGGGTTCAAACCTCAAACAAGTACCGTTTCATTGATCAG GGACATAACCTTCGTGGAAAAGAGTTCAACTTGACGTTACACTGGCATGTCATGCCTAAGACCGGCAAGATGTTTGCTGACAAGATTGTCATGCCTGGTTACAGTTTGCCAGATGCATACAAATAA